From one Orcinus orca chromosome 10, mOrcOrc1.1, whole genome shotgun sequence genomic stretch:
- the LOC101278959 gene encoding steroid 21-hydroxylase isoform X2 gives MVLVGLLLLLLLLLPLLVGTRLLWGQWKLRSLHLPPLVPGFLHLLQPNLPVYLLGLTQKLGPIYRLRLGLQDVVVLNSKRTIEEALIRKWVDFAGRPQIPSYQLVSQHCQDISLGDYSLLWKAHKKLTRSALLLGVRSSMEPRVEQLTQEFCERMKARAGAPVTIQKEFSLLTCSIICYLTFGHKEDTLVHAFHDCVQDLMKTWDHWSIQILDMVPFLRFFPNPGLRRLKQAMENRDHIVEKQLRQHKESMVAGQWRDMTDYMLQGMGKQRVEEGPGQLLEGHVHMSVVDLFIGGTETTANTLSWAVAFLLHHPEIQRRLQEELDRELGPGASGSRVPYKDRARLPLLNATIAEVLRLRPVVPLALPHRATRASRPLPGRGREPQRAGLWLRGARVPGRAAGAPRALRGAGATAAGLHAAVARGRPALAAAPSLLRRQPQDSAFPGAAAAPGRRRPGRARAPMTSDGARTHWPRFLLLLLPYKPLPSPL, from the exons ATGGTACTCgtagggctgctgctgctgctgctgctgctgctgcccttgCTAGTCGGCACTCGCCTGCTGTGGGGCCAGTGGAAGCTCAGGAgcctccacctcccacctcttGTCCCCGGCTTCCTGCACCTGCTGCAGCCCAACCTCCCCGTCTATCTGCTTGGCCTGACTCAGAAACTCGGGCCCATCTACAGGCTCCGCCTCGGGCTGCAAG atgtggtggtgctgaactccaAGAGGACCATTGAGGAGGCCCTGATCAGGAAGTGGGTGGACTTTGCCGGCAGACCCCAGATACCATCCT ACCAGCTGGTATCTCAGCACTGCCAGGACATCTCACTGGGGGACTACTCCCTGCTCTGGAAGGCCCACAAGAAACTCACGCGCTCAGCCCTGCTGCTGGGCGTCCGCAGCTCCATGGAGCCCCGGGTGGAGCAGCTGACCCAGGAGTTCTGTGAG CGCATGAAAGCCCGGGCAGGTGCCCCCGTGACCATCCAGAAGGAATTCTCTCTCCTCACCTGCAGCATCATCTGTTACCTCACCTTTGGACACAAG GAGGACACCTTAGTACATGCATTTCACGACTGTGTCCAGGACTTGATGAAAACCTGGGATCACTGGTCCATCCAAATTTTGGACATGGTTCCCTTTCTCAGG TTCTTCCCCAACCCCGGGCTCCGGAGGCTGaagcaggccatggagaacagggaccACATTGTAGAGAAGCAGCTGAGGCAGCACAAG gAGAGCATGGTGGCGGGCCAGTGGAGGGACATGACGGACTACATGCTCCAGGGGATGGGGAAGCAAAGAGTGGAAGAGGGCCCCGGGCAGCTCCTTGAAGGGCACGTGCATATGTCCGTGGTGGACCTTTTCATCGGTGGCACTGAGACCACAGCAAACACCCTTTCCTGGGCTGTGGCGTTCCTGCTTCACCACCCTGAG ATTCAGCGGCGACTGCAGGAGGAGTTGGATCGCGAGCTGGGCCCCGGAGCCTCGGGCTCCCGAGTCCCATACAAGGACCGCGCTCGGCTGCCCTTGCTCAACGCCACCATCGCTGAGGTGCTGCGCCTGCGGCCCGTCGTGCCCCTGGCCTTGCCGCACCGCGCCACGCGGGCTAGCAG ACCGCTTCCTGGACGCGGGCGCGAACCCCAGCGCGCTGGCCTTTGGCTGCGGGGCGCGCGTGTGCCTGGGCGAGCCGCTGGCGCGCCTCGAGCTCTTCGTGGTGCTGGGGCAACTGCTGCAGGCCTTCACGCTGCTGTCGCCCGCGGGCGCCCTGCCCTCGCTGCAGCCCCATCCCTACTGCGGCGTCAACCTCAAGATTCAGCCTTTCCAGGTGCGGCTGCAGCCCCGGGGCGGCGGAGGCCGGGGCGTGCGCGAGCGCCAATGACCAGTGACGGAGCCCGGACTCACTGGCCTCGGTTTCTCCTTTTATTGCTCCCGTACaaaccccttccctcccccctgtAA
- the LOC101278959 gene encoding steroid 21-hydroxylase isoform X3, which translates to MVLVGLLLLLLLLLPLLVGTRLLWGQWKLRSLHLPPLVPGFLHLLQPNLPVYLLGLTQKLGPIYRLRLGLQDVVVLNSKRTIEEALIRKWVDFAGRPQIPSYQLVSQHCQDISLGDYSLLWKAHKKLTRSALLLGVRSSMEPRVEQLTQEFCERMKARAGAPVTIQKEFSLLTCSIICYLTFGHKEDTLVHAFHDCVQDLMKTWDHWSIQILDMVPFLRESMVAGQWRDMTDYMLQGMGKQRVEEGPGQLLEGHVHMSVVDLFIGGTETTANTLSWAVAFLLHHPEIQRRLQEELDRELGPGASGSRVPYKDRARLPLLNATIAEVLRLRPVVPLALPHRATRASSIFGYDIPEGMVVIPNLQGAHLDETVWERPHEFRPDRFLDAGANPSALAFGCGARVCLGEPLARLELFVVLGQLLQAFTLLSPAGALPSLQPHPYCGVNLKIQPFQVRLQPRGGGGRGVRERQ; encoded by the exons ATGGTACTCgtagggctgctgctgctgctgctgctgctgctgcccttgCTAGTCGGCACTCGCCTGCTGTGGGGCCAGTGGAAGCTCAGGAgcctccacctcccacctcttGTCCCCGGCTTCCTGCACCTGCTGCAGCCCAACCTCCCCGTCTATCTGCTTGGCCTGACTCAGAAACTCGGGCCCATCTACAGGCTCCGCCTCGGGCTGCAAG atgtggtggtgctgaactccaAGAGGACCATTGAGGAGGCCCTGATCAGGAAGTGGGTGGACTTTGCCGGCAGACCCCAGATACCATCCT ACCAGCTGGTATCTCAGCACTGCCAGGACATCTCACTGGGGGACTACTCCCTGCTCTGGAAGGCCCACAAGAAACTCACGCGCTCAGCCCTGCTGCTGGGCGTCCGCAGCTCCATGGAGCCCCGGGTGGAGCAGCTGACCCAGGAGTTCTGTGAG CGCATGAAAGCCCGGGCAGGTGCCCCCGTGACCATCCAGAAGGAATTCTCTCTCCTCACCTGCAGCATCATCTGTTACCTCACCTTTGGACACAAG GAGGACACCTTAGTACATGCATTTCACGACTGTGTCCAGGACTTGATGAAAACCTGGGATCACTGGTCCATCCAAATTTTGGACATGGTTCCCTTTCTCAGG gAGAGCATGGTGGCGGGCCAGTGGAGGGACATGACGGACTACATGCTCCAGGGGATGGGGAAGCAAAGAGTGGAAGAGGGCCCCGGGCAGCTCCTTGAAGGGCACGTGCATATGTCCGTGGTGGACCTTTTCATCGGTGGCACTGAGACCACAGCAAACACCCTTTCCTGGGCTGTGGCGTTCCTGCTTCACCACCCTGAG ATTCAGCGGCGACTGCAGGAGGAGTTGGATCGCGAGCTGGGCCCCGGAGCCTCGGGCTCCCGAGTCCCATACAAGGACCGCGCTCGGCTGCCCTTGCTCAACGCCACCATCGCTGAGGTGCTGCGCCTGCGGCCCGTCGTGCCCCTGGCCTTGCCGCACCGCGCCACGCGGGCTAGCAG CATCTTTGGCTACGACATCCCCGAGGGCATGGTTGTCATCCCCAACCTCCAAGGTGCCCACCTGGACGAGACCGTGTGGGAGCGGCCGCATGAGTTCCGGCCCG ACCGCTTCCTGGACGCGGGCGCGAACCCCAGCGCGCTGGCCTTTGGCTGCGGGGCGCGCGTGTGCCTGGGCGAGCCGCTGGCGCGCCTCGAGCTCTTCGTGGTGCTGGGGCAACTGCTGCAGGCCTTCACGCTGCTGTCGCCCGCGGGCGCCCTGCCCTCGCTGCAGCCCCATCCCTACTGCGGCGTCAACCTCAAGATTCAGCCTTTCCAGGTGCGGCTGCAGCCCCGGGGCGGCGGAGGCCGGGGCGTGCGCGAGCGCCAATGA
- the LOC101278959 gene encoding steroid 21-hydroxylase isoform X1, which yields MVLVGLLLLLLLLLPLLVGTRLLWGQWKLRSLHLPPLVPGFLHLLQPNLPVYLLGLTQKLGPIYRLRLGLQDVVVLNSKRTIEEALIRKWVDFAGRPQIPSYQLVSQHCQDISLGDYSLLWKAHKKLTRSALLLGVRSSMEPRVEQLTQEFCERMKARAGAPVTIQKEFSLLTCSIICYLTFGHKEDTLVHAFHDCVQDLMKTWDHWSIQILDMVPFLRFFPNPGLRRLKQAMENRDHIVEKQLRQHKESMVAGQWRDMTDYMLQGMGKQRVEEGPGQLLEGHVHMSVVDLFIGGTETTANTLSWAVAFLLHHPEIQRRLQEELDRELGPGASGSRVPYKDRARLPLLNATIAEVLRLRPVVPLALPHRATRASSIFGYDIPEGMVVIPNLQGAHLDETVWERPHEFRPDRFLDAGANPSALAFGCGARVCLGEPLARLELFVVLGQLLQAFTLLSPAGALPSLQPHPYCGVNLKIQPFQVRLQPRGGGGRGVRERQ from the exons ATGGTACTCgtagggctgctgctgctgctgctgctgctgctgcccttgCTAGTCGGCACTCGCCTGCTGTGGGGCCAGTGGAAGCTCAGGAgcctccacctcccacctcttGTCCCCGGCTTCCTGCACCTGCTGCAGCCCAACCTCCCCGTCTATCTGCTTGGCCTGACTCAGAAACTCGGGCCCATCTACAGGCTCCGCCTCGGGCTGCAAG atgtggtggtgctgaactccaAGAGGACCATTGAGGAGGCCCTGATCAGGAAGTGGGTGGACTTTGCCGGCAGACCCCAGATACCATCCT ACCAGCTGGTATCTCAGCACTGCCAGGACATCTCACTGGGGGACTACTCCCTGCTCTGGAAGGCCCACAAGAAACTCACGCGCTCAGCCCTGCTGCTGGGCGTCCGCAGCTCCATGGAGCCCCGGGTGGAGCAGCTGACCCAGGAGTTCTGTGAG CGCATGAAAGCCCGGGCAGGTGCCCCCGTGACCATCCAGAAGGAATTCTCTCTCCTCACCTGCAGCATCATCTGTTACCTCACCTTTGGACACAAG GAGGACACCTTAGTACATGCATTTCACGACTGTGTCCAGGACTTGATGAAAACCTGGGATCACTGGTCCATCCAAATTTTGGACATGGTTCCCTTTCTCAGG TTCTTCCCCAACCCCGGGCTCCGGAGGCTGaagcaggccatggagaacagggaccACATTGTAGAGAAGCAGCTGAGGCAGCACAAG gAGAGCATGGTGGCGGGCCAGTGGAGGGACATGACGGACTACATGCTCCAGGGGATGGGGAAGCAAAGAGTGGAAGAGGGCCCCGGGCAGCTCCTTGAAGGGCACGTGCATATGTCCGTGGTGGACCTTTTCATCGGTGGCACTGAGACCACAGCAAACACCCTTTCCTGGGCTGTGGCGTTCCTGCTTCACCACCCTGAG ATTCAGCGGCGACTGCAGGAGGAGTTGGATCGCGAGCTGGGCCCCGGAGCCTCGGGCTCCCGAGTCCCATACAAGGACCGCGCTCGGCTGCCCTTGCTCAACGCCACCATCGCTGAGGTGCTGCGCCTGCGGCCCGTCGTGCCCCTGGCCTTGCCGCACCGCGCCACGCGGGCTAGCAG CATCTTTGGCTACGACATCCCCGAGGGCATGGTTGTCATCCCCAACCTCCAAGGTGCCCACCTGGACGAGACCGTGTGGGAGCGGCCGCATGAGTTCCGGCCCG ACCGCTTCCTGGACGCGGGCGCGAACCCCAGCGCGCTGGCCTTTGGCTGCGGGGCGCGCGTGTGCCTGGGCGAGCCGCTGGCGCGCCTCGAGCTCTTCGTGGTGCTGGGGCAACTGCTGCAGGCCTTCACGCTGCTGTCGCCCGCGGGCGCCCTGCCCTCGCTGCAGCCCCATCCCTACTGCGGCGTCAACCTCAAGATTCAGCCTTTCCAGGTGCGGCTGCAGCCCCGGGGCGGCGGAGGCCGGGGCGTGCGCGAGCGCCAATGA
- the LOC101278959 gene encoding steroid 21-hydroxylase isoform X5 has translation MEPRVEQLTQEFCERMKARAGAPVTIQKEFSLLTCSIICYLTFGHKEDTLVHAFHDCVQDLMKTWDHWSIQILDMVPFLRFFPNPGLRRLKQAMENRDHIVEKQLRQHKESMVAGQWRDMTDYMLQGMGKQRVEEGPGQLLEGHVHMSVVDLFIGGTETTANTLSWAVAFLLHHPEIQRRLQEELDRELGPGASGSRVPYKDRARLPLLNATIAEVLRLRPVVPLALPHRATRASSIFGYDIPEGMVVIPNLQGAHLDETVWERPHEFRPDRFLDAGANPSALAFGCGARVCLGEPLARLELFVVLGQLLQAFTLLSPAGALPSLQPHPYCGVNLKIQPFQVRLQPRGGGGRGVRERQ, from the exons ATGGAGCCCCGGGTGGAGCAGCTGACCCAGGAGTTCTGTGAG CGCATGAAAGCCCGGGCAGGTGCCCCCGTGACCATCCAGAAGGAATTCTCTCTCCTCACCTGCAGCATCATCTGTTACCTCACCTTTGGACACAAG GAGGACACCTTAGTACATGCATTTCACGACTGTGTCCAGGACTTGATGAAAACCTGGGATCACTGGTCCATCCAAATTTTGGACATGGTTCCCTTTCTCAGG TTCTTCCCCAACCCCGGGCTCCGGAGGCTGaagcaggccatggagaacagggaccACATTGTAGAGAAGCAGCTGAGGCAGCACAAG gAGAGCATGGTGGCGGGCCAGTGGAGGGACATGACGGACTACATGCTCCAGGGGATGGGGAAGCAAAGAGTGGAAGAGGGCCCCGGGCAGCTCCTTGAAGGGCACGTGCATATGTCCGTGGTGGACCTTTTCATCGGTGGCACTGAGACCACAGCAAACACCCTTTCCTGGGCTGTGGCGTTCCTGCTTCACCACCCTGAG ATTCAGCGGCGACTGCAGGAGGAGTTGGATCGCGAGCTGGGCCCCGGAGCCTCGGGCTCCCGAGTCCCATACAAGGACCGCGCTCGGCTGCCCTTGCTCAACGCCACCATCGCTGAGGTGCTGCGCCTGCGGCCCGTCGTGCCCCTGGCCTTGCCGCACCGCGCCACGCGGGCTAGCAG CATCTTTGGCTACGACATCCCCGAGGGCATGGTTGTCATCCCCAACCTCCAAGGTGCCCACCTGGACGAGACCGTGTGGGAGCGGCCGCATGAGTTCCGGCCCG ACCGCTTCCTGGACGCGGGCGCGAACCCCAGCGCGCTGGCCTTTGGCTGCGGGGCGCGCGTGTGCCTGGGCGAGCCGCTGGCGCGCCTCGAGCTCTTCGTGGTGCTGGGGCAACTGCTGCAGGCCTTCACGCTGCTGTCGCCCGCGGGCGCCCTGCCCTCGCTGCAGCCCCATCCCTACTGCGGCGTCAACCTCAAGATTCAGCCTTTCCAGGTGCGGCTGCAGCCCCGGGGCGGCGGAGGCCGGGGCGTGCGCGAGCGCCAATGA
- the LOC101278959 gene encoding steroid 21-hydroxylase isoform X4 → MVLVGLLLLLLLLLPLLVGTRLLWGQWKLRSLHLPPLVPGFLHLLQPNLPVYLLGLTQKLGPIYRLRLGLQDVVVLNSKRTIEEALIRKWVDFAGRPQIPSYQLVSQHCQDISLGDYSLLWKAHKKLTRSALLLGVRSSMEPRVEQLTQEFCEEDTLVHAFHDCVQDLMKTWDHWSIQILDMVPFLRFFPNPGLRRLKQAMENRDHIVEKQLRQHKESMVAGQWRDMTDYMLQGMGKQRVEEGPGQLLEGHVHMSVVDLFIGGTETTANTLSWAVAFLLHHPEIQRRLQEELDRELGPGASGSRVPYKDRARLPLLNATIAEVLRLRPVVPLALPHRATRASSIFGYDIPEGMVVIPNLQGAHLDETVWERPHEFRPDRFLDAGANPSALAFGCGARVCLGEPLARLELFVVLGQLLQAFTLLSPAGALPSLQPHPYCGVNLKIQPFQVRLQPRGGGGRGVRERQ, encoded by the exons ATGGTACTCgtagggctgctgctgctgctgctgctgctgctgcccttgCTAGTCGGCACTCGCCTGCTGTGGGGCCAGTGGAAGCTCAGGAgcctccacctcccacctcttGTCCCCGGCTTCCTGCACCTGCTGCAGCCCAACCTCCCCGTCTATCTGCTTGGCCTGACTCAGAAACTCGGGCCCATCTACAGGCTCCGCCTCGGGCTGCAAG atgtggtggtgctgaactccaAGAGGACCATTGAGGAGGCCCTGATCAGGAAGTGGGTGGACTTTGCCGGCAGACCCCAGATACCATCCT ACCAGCTGGTATCTCAGCACTGCCAGGACATCTCACTGGGGGACTACTCCCTGCTCTGGAAGGCCCACAAGAAACTCACGCGCTCAGCCCTGCTGCTGGGCGTCCGCAGCTCCATGGAGCCCCGGGTGGAGCAGCTGACCCAGGAGTTCTGTGAG GAGGACACCTTAGTACATGCATTTCACGACTGTGTCCAGGACTTGATGAAAACCTGGGATCACTGGTCCATCCAAATTTTGGACATGGTTCCCTTTCTCAGG TTCTTCCCCAACCCCGGGCTCCGGAGGCTGaagcaggccatggagaacagggaccACATTGTAGAGAAGCAGCTGAGGCAGCACAAG gAGAGCATGGTGGCGGGCCAGTGGAGGGACATGACGGACTACATGCTCCAGGGGATGGGGAAGCAAAGAGTGGAAGAGGGCCCCGGGCAGCTCCTTGAAGGGCACGTGCATATGTCCGTGGTGGACCTTTTCATCGGTGGCACTGAGACCACAGCAAACACCCTTTCCTGGGCTGTGGCGTTCCTGCTTCACCACCCTGAG ATTCAGCGGCGACTGCAGGAGGAGTTGGATCGCGAGCTGGGCCCCGGAGCCTCGGGCTCCCGAGTCCCATACAAGGACCGCGCTCGGCTGCCCTTGCTCAACGCCACCATCGCTGAGGTGCTGCGCCTGCGGCCCGTCGTGCCCCTGGCCTTGCCGCACCGCGCCACGCGGGCTAGCAG CATCTTTGGCTACGACATCCCCGAGGGCATGGTTGTCATCCCCAACCTCCAAGGTGCCCACCTGGACGAGACCGTGTGGGAGCGGCCGCATGAGTTCCGGCCCG ACCGCTTCCTGGACGCGGGCGCGAACCCCAGCGCGCTGGCCTTTGGCTGCGGGGCGCGCGTGTGCCTGGGCGAGCCGCTGGCGCGCCTCGAGCTCTTCGTGGTGCTGGGGCAACTGCTGCAGGCCTTCACGCTGCTGTCGCCCGCGGGCGCCCTGCCCTCGCTGCAGCCCCATCCCTACTGCGGCGTCAACCTCAAGATTCAGCCTTTCCAGGTGCGGCTGCAGCCCCGGGGCGGCGGAGGCCGGGGCGTGCGCGAGCGCCAATGA